The following nucleotide sequence is from Candidatus Bipolaricaulis sibiricus.
GGGTGCGAGCCGACCGGCCGAGGTCGCCGCGCAGCAGGTTCCAGATGTAGATCCCGTATTGAACCGTCAGCGGACGATCCAGACCGAGTTGCGTGCGTATCCGCGCCACTACCTCTTGAGGGGCCGCCTCGCCAGCCATGACCAGAGCGGGGTCCCCCGGGATCAGGCGCAGCGCCAGGAACACCAGTGTGACCACCCCGAGCAACACGGGAATGGCCAGAAGAAGTCGGCGGACAATGTAGCTGAGCATGTGTGCCTCATCCGGTCCCCGCTGGACCCCGACGGGCGCCCGTGCGCCCGCCGGGGCAGAAGCGAGGATGGGGGTATGAGCCCTCTAGTTGTCCAGCCAAGCGCGGTGCGCTTGGACGGTGAAGTTGGGATGGAAGACAAGGCCCCGTACGTTGGTCCGGACGCCGTAGCGGTGATCCGGGTTCAACAGGAACAGCCACGGCGCTTCGTTCCAGATCAACTCGATCGCCTGTGCGTAGTACTGCTCACGCAGCTCGGGGACCGGCGTGGTGCGGGCCGCCGTCAGAAGGTCGTCGACGGTCTCGTTCTTGTAGAACGAGCGGTTGCTGCCGGCAGGCGCCCACTGCGTTCCGTGGAACAGGGAGTACAGGGTGTAGTCAGCGTCGCCCGTGACCGTGCTCCAGCCGAGCATGTAGAGATCGGTCTCGCTCCGATCCACCGGCCGCAGCGTGAAGTCCAGGTACGAACCCCACTCCATCGAGATGAGCTCCACGTCGATTCCGACCACCTTCAACTGGGCTTGGATGACCTCTGCACCGAGCGTCCGCCAACCGGGGTTGTAGCGAAGTGTCGTCTTGAACCCGTTCGGATAGCCGGCCTTGGCTAGCAGATCCTTGGCCTTCTCCACGTCGTAGACATACGGACCTGGCGCATGGTAGCCGAACACGCCCGGGCTGAACGGTGCTGCCGCAACGGAGGCAAAACCGCCAAACACGAAGTCCACGATCTCCTGTTTGTCGACCGCGTAGTTCAGCGCCTGGCGGACGAGTGGGTTGGCCAGCGGCCCGCGCTGGCAGTTCATACCCACGTACTGAATGGTGAGCGACGGGATGATGACAACTTCGGTCTTCGGGTCAGCGTTGACAATCGGAACATCGTCTGGGGGGACGACGGTCGTCACGTCCACCTCGCCTGTAAGGAGCTTCATGACCCGCGTTCCGCCCTCGGGGATCGGAAGGAACACCAGCCGGTCCAAGTAAGGGCCCTCTCCCCAGTAGTTCGGGTTCCTCGCGAGGACGAGCTCGGTTCCAGGGATCCAGCGCACAAACATGAACGGACCCGTCCCCACGGGGTGGTCCACGCCGGCCGCCACGGCC
It contains:
- a CDS encoding Oligopeptide ABC transporter, periplasmic oligopeptide-binding protein OppA — translated: MRKIVGLCMALLTLGALAGATPRYGGTLTIAMEYDPATLDPLAMTDTPASNVFMHVAEALFRLGPGGELEYILAKSFESSDDGLVWTFYLREGVKFHDGTPFNAEAAKWNLLRFRDKAIFGPTLGMNYIADIEVIDDHTMRMHLSAPFAPLLVGLAHSFTGVVSPAAVAAGVDHPVGTGPFMFVRWIPGTELVLARNPNYWGEGPYLDRLVFLPIPEGGTRVMKLLTGEVDVTTVVPPDDVPIVNADPKTEVVIIPSLTIQYVGMNCQRGPLANPLVRQALNYAVDKQEIVDFVFGGFASVAAAPFSPGVFGYHAPGPYVYDVEKAKDLLAKAGYPNGFKTTLRYNPGWRTLGAEVIQAQLKVVGIDVELISMEWGSYLDFTLRPVDRSETDLYMLGWSTVTGDADYTLYSLFHGTQWAPAGSNRSFYKNETVDDLLTAARTTPVPELREQYYAQAIELIWNEAPWLFLLNPDHRYGVRTNVRGLVFHPNFTVQAHRAWLDN